DNA from Prosthecobacter fusiformis:
AAGTACGCCCGGCGTGTCCGCGAGGGGCGGGAAGCGGGTGTCATTTTCATCGAAGGACTGCGCCTGGCTGAAGAGGCGGTATCCTCCGGCCTAACAATTGAAGCTTGTTTTTACGAGGTTTCTGAAAAAGCCGATGCGCGTGCAGAAGCATTGCTGGAACTGCTAAAGGGGAAGGGAACATCCATGCTTCCTGCCACAACGGAGGTGGTCCATTCACTGGGAGATACCGTGCAGAGCCAGGGCATCATCCTGCTGGCCAGACGCCCTCAGCGCGGAAGCGAGCGCCTGCGGCAAACCGGCTCCACGCTCCTGCTGGGGCTGGATCGTGTGCAGGACCCTGGCAATTTGGGCACGCTCATCCGCACAGCTGAGGCGGCTGGAGCAGGGGGCATAGTTTCTCTCAAAGGAAGTGCGGATGCTTTTTCACCCAAAGTGCTGCGCAGTTCGATGGGCTCCGCTTTTCGACTGCCGTTGCTGGAGGAGGCATCCGCTGCTGACTTGCAGGTTCTCCAGTCCGCGCAGGGATTTACCATGGTGGCTGCGGCGGGTGACGGAGAGATGGATTACACCGGCTACGACTGGCGGCAACCGACACTCCTTTTGTTAGGC
Protein-coding regions in this window:
- a CDS encoding TrmH family RNA methyltransferase; translated protein: MQITSASNEKVKYARRVREGREAGVIFIEGLRLAEEAVSSGLTIEACFYEVSEKADARAEALLELLKGKGTSMLPATTEVVHSLGDTVQSQGIILLARRPQRGSERLRQTGSTLLLGLDRVQDPGNLGTLIRTAEAAGAGGIVSLKGSADAFSPKVLRSSMGSAFRLPLLEEASAADLQVLQSAQGFTMVAAAGDGEMDYTGYDWRQPTLLLLGNEGRGVAAELMQQCDVRLRIPMHAGVESLNVAAAGAVMLFEAARQRRISA